Part of the Phycisphaerae bacterium genome is shown below.
TCGGTTCCGACCTGTGGAAGCTGTAAATAAGCAATATAATGCTGCCTATTATAGACAGATACCAGAATGATATCGGGACGTGCGATTTTTTCTTAAATTCACTTACAAGCCATTGAAGTATAAACCTGCCTGCGAAAGTAAACTGGCCGACAAGACCGAACAATGTCCAGACAGGTTCCTGTGAAAGCTCTCTTGCAAAAGACTCAAACATATACTACTCCTGAAAATTAACTGTTTTATGATAACCAAATATGATATAAAAACAACCTTTAGAAAAATCCTTTATGCGATTAACCAAAGAAAAAAAGTTTTTTACAATCATACTGGTATTTTACTGGCTGAGTATATTTATCGCCACACATATTCCCGTACCCGGCTGGACAAGAAAAATGGGTGTCAGCGACAAAACAATGCACTTTGCCGCATATATGACCCTTACAATTCTTTTATGGCTGGGCAGCAGTTTCGGCGAAAAAGCCCGCTGGCGAGGGCTGAAAAGCCGGCTTTTGCTGGGGATTGTAAGTCTTTACGCGGTTATGGACGAGGCGCTTCAGCATTTTGCAAGGCGCTCGTTCGATTTATCGGATATGGCCTCAAATTTCGGAGGAATTGCCGCTGCATTTTTGCTGGTAACCCTTCTGCAAAGTACCCATGTAACAATGATACTTGTTTCTGTTTCGATGTTATTCCTGCCGGCCCTTGTAAGGTCGCGGCTTATAACACAGAACTCAATATTCGAAGCTTCGGCCTATCTGGCCGGTTTTGCGATTGTAACTATCGCATGGATTAAATACCTGTCACTGGCCTATGAACTCAATTTCAAAAAATTAAAAAATATACCGATATTTTTCGCAGGACCGGCGGGGATTGCCGCGAT
Proteins encoded:
- a CDS encoding lipid-A-disaccharide synthase N-terminal domain-containing protein, coding for MFESFARELSQEPVWTLFGLVGQFTFAGRFILQWLVSEFKKKSHVPISFWYLSIIGSIILLIYSFHRSEPIFILGFSLNTLIYFRNLHLIYKHKKVGRVGPLEKDED
- a CDS encoding VanZ family protein, which encodes MRLTKEKKFFTIILVFYWLSIFIATHIPVPGWTRKMGVSDKTMHFAAYMTLTILLWLGSSFGEKARWRGLKSRLLLGIVSLYAVMDEALQHFARRSFDLSDMASNFGGIAAAFLLVTLLQSTHVTMILVSVSMLFLPALVRSRLITQNSIFEASAYLAGFAIVTIAWIKYLSLAYELNFKKLKNIPIFFAGPAGIAAIVKIYAVLTNKPFGVTAFLSAFASIILILFIAGMITQKQTPSVKLKGTSTNPKN